The nucleotide window aaataacagcccttttataaatgtccattctagtggacgtcaggaccgtcttcatggactttatgactcaatattgttgcaggagacggaactgaagcagacattttctgtacCAGATAGTTCAGGGAGATTCAGATGTTGAGCTCTCAGGTGATGAGAGAGGTGAGGCtttcacacctgggatagaagagggtcaagaagaaggggggAAGATGCAGGAGGCTCCTTGAGCGCACAGATACAGACAGAGAGGCAGATagggacgagctggaaagacatggccccctgtgggccaagagtagcacgcatgtcttattgttgtttttattttaagtggagccatGACAAATGACAATTGCCTCAGGAATGCAAGCTTTGTTTCTGTGAGCAGGTCAAATGGAGACCACATCCATAAACTAGTCAAGATGACCCGACAGTGATGAGGTACTTTCCCACTACATCGACTacaaagtctttgaagatctggaaCGATTCACCAAAAAACAAACTAGTTTTTTAgtgaccaaataaacagcaatgttcagatcaattacttatttatgttttaaataaaggtgaatgtattattgtattaatatcactctataaccatAATACGTTACATAGTCTATCTGTTCAttttggctgtcttttcaaactaatggtcccgacgtcctctacagtggacatactgtaacattttttaaataaaataaaataaaaaaagtctaaattgcaagattttttttaaccctaaataggtaggaaatcacaaaaaaaggaaattggaagACACTTTTTTTCCTCGGGTCCCAGCCTTAAAACTTCCCAGTGGTTAAAGCATAAAAAGAATCCACATTATTCATTCTTAGCATTCAAATGTTGTACAGAGTTAGCCAAGCAAACAGACACTGATAGAAGGTATACTCACAATCTACAATAATTCAACTGTATGCAGtagctttgttttttttaatttgggTAACACTTATTGAATTGAAGATAACACACAACTAAGACTATTTTATAAAACATATTTCAACAATTTAAAGATTAGTTAAAAAAGCCAAAGGAAAGCGCGCATTGTAGTTTATCTGTCATCGGCTGTTCATTTATAATACACGTCTTTTTCCACAGTAAATTGTTTTATTGCCAGGCGTTTTATTTGCTTAGtccatattatttatttatatcatTCTCTTTAAGGTTCCAATCCCGTTCTATAAACTATGCATAGCCATTTAAGGTATCATGCATCACAGTTTTATTCAAATCTAAAGTGCATTCAACCAGCAAGTCCAAAACCTAAACATTAGGCAATAGAGagtgtatttatttaaaatatctgtttaaGTCTGGACACATGAGTTGCAGTCTGTGATGGAAGGTGTGTAGATGTTCTGTCCTGATGTCAGCACACAGCCATGACTTTATTATGTTGGAGCTTTCTACATCTTCATGTGAGGTGTAAGAAGCCGATTGGCAGTAGCAGGTTTGTAACACACTGTAATGTAGACATTTTACCAATATGTTGCCGGTTGAAGTTGAGTTTACTGTCTGCACTGTCAAACATACAGCTATAATCCACAAgggggagacatttgaagagtatCTGCTGTGTTGATCCTGTGACCTTgctgaataaaaaaacaaacctgATTTCTAATTGAACAATCATGTCAATGCAGATCACCAGCCATGTGTAAATGAATGGCAAGACACCGTACGTACTGTATACTGGGAAGTCTGGGATGACAGGATCGGCTCAGTAACACAGTTTACAGTCGGACCAGATCAAGCTGATGAAGGCACAGTCATCTTTACAATCCTACAAATATATAGAAGTAGCTACAGTACAAATACAGTACCAGTAAAAGAGGGGAAGGTTTGGTGAAGTTTCATTAAGCAGAAGGGGAGAGCATCCATATGTCCCCACAATAATAACTTTCTGGTTTGAAAACCTGTCAGCGGGGGACAGgaactaatggcgcgtttccactgcagcgggaaGCTCGCTGCATGTTGTACTGTATGGGTAGTGATGTCACGTATCTGTTTTATACTGTTTAATATGTTGTTTACAATTGAGCGATGTTACTATTTTTTATTAATGAGCTCACACATCACAACTATGTTGATGGCAATAAAATCACAAGTGCACATAATACCCCATTGTCTGCAGTAAACGTGCTTTTATCTTATGAGCCTTATCTGTTTTACCTTCTTACTAAACTGTTACAGTTGGAGAGTGACATGCATTGTGGGTAGTTATGGTTTCCAACGTTTGTCTCAATGGTTGTTAGCTGTGTAAATAAACGACACACACCTTATGTCATCAAAGATAAAAGTTGTTCATCTCTATTTTGTCAGAGCTTCTATGTATTTTATTAACAGATAACATtctgaaaataaaacatacagaaataaatatatataggtTTGACTTTGTACATTTCAACAGATAAGGCTTGCATTTTGAGTGCAATAAATGTCCCCTGCCTATAGAAAGCATTCGGTACATTGATGTAAGCATTGCAAAGTTCAGGGCTGTAGTAGCTATATAATGTCGTTACTATGGGGTTCCTAGGAACGAAACAATACGCTGACCGATGTCACTCTATAAGTGATAAGGTGTGTTCAGGGATCTATAACATTGTAATGATATTCTAAGAAAAGATAGAATAGAGTTCCAATTCAAATACTTAACTTGTTTTCTGGTGTATAACTTTCAAATGAACTCTGTGGAGCCCCACGGACTAAGACTATTGGATATAAAGCTTTATACTTTTCCTCAATTGCTTTAAATATGGGAGAAAACAATGATATAGCTATTGATAGATAAACAGAGAAGTAAAATAATGGTATTTTTTATGAACTGATTGGTATTACAGGAAAAAAGCCTTGTATTTGTTTTTACACACACAGTTCTTTTGAGTTTCATTACAGAGAGGCAGATAGAATGCAAAGGGAAGAGAGAGATGATGACATGCAGAAAATGTGGTCCCTGGGTCTGAAATGTGGACTCATTAGTCACCTGTTTTGTCTTCAGTATTATAGAGTGGCGCACCTATGACTTGCATGCATGCGCGTAGTTGTGGCatgaaaacagaaacatattgagataaaaagtgtgcaaattGTATTTAGtgtcctatccatgtgaacataatTTAAGTGGGATGTGGATAATATCCTGGTCCGCGaagattcttttttttaaatattgaagttaaaagcatcaatctggtgtacTTTGaaggcaaaattaagagattagatctatggatacatctttcaacacccatatgaaacagaactgtaaacagattttctttttctttattcatattttacaaatcaccccccTTTTAAGCTgtttttgttttactgtcatagtatGAATTGGAaagatttcatacctgtttttcatgtattctcttatttttttatatctataaaggagtgccttggaaatatgtgtttacataaatcgtgatcaaaccgtttggacccactgagataacttaagtatctaaacactcagagagtcctttacctcacctgagctgtatcAGAGACAGGAGAGAACTCTCCACACTTGTTGTACAAACAGCTgtattatatccgttagcgcatagctaaccagatgctaacaagtCAACAACAATCCCCTGTAGGCTACAAGTGTAGTTGTGTTAATATGTATAGATTTATTATcatgctgaacaaaacgtgtaagtatcatgaatgtgtgtttgccacTACAGATATTATTTTCTGCATTGTTCCCAAAATCCAATGTAAAACCATTGGTTTTTATGGATGGAGCTGCATGGCTTCcataccatggatgtataataagaatgtTCCATACAGTAGTGACTCCTATTGAAAGCGTGTTTAAATGATTTAACTACTGTGGCTTTAAGAGGTTAGGCAGCAGCGTGCAATGCATTGCCTTGCTTCCATTGCAACACTGGGGTGTGGCGTAGATTACAGACTAGAATACAAATACTCACAGACTTCCTGGATGAATCAGAATTACACAGTCTCTATCCAACACCATGTCTGAGTGGAAGCAGAGATGTGAATCTGAGTGGAGCCTGCAAGGCGCACCGATGCCCGGCAGCCTTGACTGGAAGTCAGTGTTTGACGCCAGACCGCTGGGGAGGAATTTACTGAAGAACCCTTCACCTCACGGTAACACAACACTGTCCAAACATGACTGTCCAGGGAGTTTTCATTGAGTTGATCGAAGTTCCATACCAGGATACTGatacacatgttaatgtagGCTACGTAGCTCACTTGTTACAGTAACAACTTGAGAATGGGTGTTTCCAAGTAGCTTCCAAAGTTTGATCCTGCAGTGGTTTCAGTTTATTCAGTGTAACAATTCAGCCAATAAGGGACAGGCTTCCTCATAGATGTTTTCAGCATCATTGGGCAGCTTTGAGCAACATGAATACCTGCTGTGATGCAAAACTATACTCATGACTTATTGCTTTTCTTGGTTTGGTTTGCAAGTTCATCAATTCTTCTTTAGGGTCTACAGTTATTTACATTGTGGCCTATTTACTAACATTATTAATTTTGTTCTGCCTTATCAGCTTAAATAAGCAgcttttagtttgtatttgagtttgTATGCACCACAAGCTTGGAACAAATGCTGAGGTCCGCCCCAACcctgtttttctttgttaaatGAAGGTTGAAAACCTTTATTTTTAATGCAGCTTTTTAAACCTTTAACCGTGCCTTATCGTTGCACTTTTAGTTGCAGCCAGTGTTTTATCGCTTTTATTAATTGTCTTTTTTttggtttgttttgttttttattattatgtgttgaatgcttatgtgaagcactttgaattgcctgtgTGTCTTACaatgtgctatacaaataaactaGCATTGAACCTTGAACGTTATAAAACATGTCTTCACTGGAAGTGTCTCAAAATGCTGACGTGAGCATCAGGGTAGGATTTTCACGGCGGCcatgacggccatggccgtcgtagcCCCTCGGTCTGGCCGTTATGCCCCACAAATTGTACGTCCTACGGCCACCATGGCCTGTGTGCCCCTGATACTGTTAAATTctcgaagttgctttaaaagcgACAAAACAGTGTTTTCTGAACtgcattatgctgcgttcacaacggACATGATGCGAATATTCTCATCGCTCTAACCActggagtttcaccgcggctgtcagctgtgtttactcctgtcattcaaacaggacgcgctggagagggggcggggcttatttccatgtaaatactgtggtggaaaccaactacgacaaaatgaacataatattttaccgtgatttaattgtaatacacgtttcaaaatgatgccgaagtaactaaatactgattattgatattaaaaaagttatttgttttccatgtaattcgtgtgtttttcttatacaaaagtgaagttatttatttgtaagctcCAAATCCAAATGTTTCCCTCAATGGCCTTTGTGCCATGGCCTGTGGCCTTTGCGCCTTGAAAAAATGTGTAACACCAAAGGccaaatgacgaaattccaagcctggtGAGCATTATGAGCTGCTGAGTGATACTTTAGTTGGACACACCCAGTGACCCAGACCAGTCGGAAAGATATATTCTTTGGCTTTGAAGTATTACAGTGTGACTACAGTGTCTTTAGTAGGAGTGGTACCAATAACAGTTGTTTCTTTGTCTCATTTCCTACTCAGGATTGAGTAAGGACACCCCTCCACCTGAACCTGATCTGCCTGAATTTCCAACACATGGACCTCCACGATTCCAACCTGATGGTGAGAGGCAGGAGAAAGTGGCATAATTAGCTACAAATGACAACAAtgacatttaaatcagttttagtACAAATCTCTTTTAATTTATAGGCGACTTCAGTGACTGGACCACGAGCCTGGAAGTCCTCCCCTATGATATGAGTGGAATCCCAGAAGGTGCAGTGGTCTGTGAATTACCTCAATGCAGGTGAGTGTCTCCCTGTTAATCATgcagatgtttttaacagtgaTTACCAATGATCGTAGACATCAATAGATTGAACTGGTGCATATAAAGccataattaaaataaatggattACATTACCAAGGTCAATCCAAACTTCCTCTTGTGGACAAATGTTATTCTAAAAAGCTTCCAGATATTTTAGATACAACTAAATGGCATTTGGTTTCTTAGACATACCTGCTCACTGTATAATTATTTCagtgaaatgttattttataggCAAGCTGTTGACTTGTAGCAGATTTTACTTTCTAAATGTTGCTTATGTGGTTGTCTGCTAATTAAGTGCAATTTATGACAATAAGTCAAGAATCATCAGAACTAAGCTGATATTttcaaataaagtaaaaaaaaacctCAGATTTCTCTTTCCAGTTTGTCATGCATGTCTTTATGACAACACcacacaggtttttgtttacctcCCCCCTAAATAAGTGGTAAATACTATCATTGTAAACGTAATGATTAATAATGAGCATGTTGTGATTTGACTCTTGTCTCTCTGGTCCTCAGCTGGTTCACCATGGAGCAGGTAGTGGACCTGAAGGCAGAGGGATTGTGGGATGAGCTGCTGGATGAGTTTCAGCCTGAAATCCTCATCCAAGACTGGTGGGTTAATGAGCACCACCACCCACCTCACCCACCCATGTGTGAATACGTATCACTGTGGTCTTATCAGCTTGTTATTACACATGAAGCTGACACTGTACTGTGTGTTTCAAAGTTAATCATACACAATGTGCCATTTAGGCTTCCCTCATGGACTGTTTGAATATGTTGGGCATGGACACATGTCCTGCTTgcagtgtgtgtatttgtgtagaTAATATATAGAAGATAGTGTTATGATATGACTAATTTACTAGTTTGTAGTATAAACGTGCATATCTCTTTTGACAAATAAAATAGTTTGCTCGTAAACAAgcatacatgtatatgaaaaaaataaatgaaaactttattgttacagactcagggtccagataaaagacaagacattacatagataaaagacaaggcattagaTATACAATCATATAGGACTATTTAACATTTATTGTATATTTATTCTGCTGTACAAAGCCTGACTTTATCACAAAGTAATTAAGTAATTAGTAATTAAGTAATTAGtaatttaattaattaaaacaAAGTAACATTTTCATTTAATAATGACTGTATTGCTTCTGCTAAGAAGACACAAAGAGTATGTTCTATACTGCTTCCGTTATACTAATACCACATTACATTGAAGTCAGTTGGAAATCTATGAGTGATTGCAGACCTGTAgaatcaacacatcctcactcccaggtcggcctatgttgacgttatgtcaagtcccctgccggctttttccaaccgcaagggggggggccttagcgtccattttcaacgcaagggggggggccttagcgtccattttcaacgcaagggggggggggccttagcgtccattttcagctttccgggatgtccatgtgcttctatggacgctcatggaagcacggcattcgtttgtgtcaactgcccttaaaggcaatgaagacactacactacccagaatccccagctatcgtttggactacaccatgtgctctgtttgacaaaccccgtgatagtcctcaagctctgtcattggagagtgtgctccgagggttaccgagcctcgaacagcacttgaaatgggatggaaccacggcagactgttcaaaactggatttgaacgggtccaccgcgtcccccccctcccccaccccgtacccagaactacacattctggctattctgtttcgcaacatgttctctatggcacgtctctactgggagttgtagttttaaaagacgttttcgtatttcccataataagaagttgccagtattaaactgtgtacatccctggaggtttaggggacaggaaacactcacatttaaaacatataattaataaatgggtgaaaattgctggtgcccataatgggcagtattaatatatatacccacacgccagctaaggtcagaagagctttatttaacagctggacttatgtttgtgacccctcctgttgttaattgataacattacattacattacattaattgataagcctgaaacatgcacttgtcaaggttcagaggcacattttgcaaatatggcatagccatcgatcagcttaagataagatatactttattgatcccaagttggaacatttgcgttacatcagcatgtgtaacagttaaatatgcagtggtgtttatttgaaaatcatttagtataatcacacaaattctgtgttttatatttaacaattctgtgttctttatttattgattgttcaatacctgacaaggccggagatgaaatatctgcatacatcataagagtataatacattatgtataatatcagttaaaataagtgcttcaacatagttaatattgctggaggtatgcacacatattgatagatgtcttgtaatgcactgttgaggaacctgcgacccaagtttttcattcagtgcagaactacaccatagttgtgtaggcctatatgatatgtcaataaaccttagaacatcttgaaatcttgaacgggatgtgcaaaatagtcattatatacagtctttaattaactattagtagagaataacgagtaatgaatatactttatagggatcctattaatatctaataataaaaataatgaaattcaataacatgctttaaccaccaggtgtctctttatatcatctgtgcacctttatggtgtaaatacagcctatctaccaattggatcaaatataaaagtgagccgaattagtgttgatacggcaaggagacgtattgtgtgaaaagaaatgtaagatgttgtttaatggctgatatatttatgatccacgtcacgttttcagttcctcatgtttgtcttctcatcagggctctataaatacagaactacggcagatatgtaatatttaatgcagccgaaccgtgtattacaatgccgttatgtgatgactttcaaagagaaaagcaagcacactcggaataaggtattattttattttttaaaaatgttttcggtctgtttccggtatttgttaatgacgatgtgctgtgagatgtgagactggaattgcagagggggaaataacgtatctttagatgcggattttgttaaactaatatgtttgcgctgtggaccaacactatacattgacggggaagggggtagcaataaagataacaccattaaacagttacacaacataacagaaataatatcgatagcagcgtccctagcaaccaccttggtaacaatgaaaacgttggacgcaatttcctgaagtaatcttcgtaataactagcaaactaaagatcatgtacatccactgcacacataatctgaaataacaactcatatttctcgcatcaaatgacatcaaaacgcattttaatggccaaactaactttaaaataggcattttacacccagaataaaacgaagttcggccatattttctttttctgcagggagaaatgatagctggggattctgggtagtgtagtgtcttctgccatcctttactccgaaaacagatttgtttctccgaatcgaaggggaaaaatacaaaagcattgcacacaatttaaaccaatcaatgttgtgtaattaacaaggataatctggtgttttttagtcgatgagtagtgcagatatcactgtaaaatcaatcgtcagtaaggggaatatttacttccgggtgtacaattctccgctatccaatgagaatggacgctcacattgcctttaagggcagtcgacacaaacgaatgccgtgcttccatgagcgtccatagaagcacatggacatcccggaaagctgaaaatggatgctaaggcccccccccttgcgttgaaaatggacgctaaggccccccccccttgctttgaaaatggacgctaaggcccccccccttgcgttggaaaaagccggcaggggacttgacataacgtcaacataggccgacctgggagtgaggatgtgttggtagAATCAATCGTTATCCTTCTTTTATTCTATATCTGGCAGCAGTGGCAGCAATCAATGGGCTGCCACCTGTCAACTCTTATACTTGCCAAATGTGAGATGATCTCTTgatacaaaaaatgtaattatctgTATTTTGTTAGGTATGAGGAGAGTCAGCTGCATGCTTCCATCTACCAGCTGCAGGTGAAGTTACTGGGTGCTGACAAAAGCACAGTGATCTCAGAGCACAGTGTCAACCCCAGTGAGGACCTCAGCAACTACTCACACAACTGGAAGGAGGTGAGTCACTGGTTATAGTCCAATTTTCGAATACAAATAAGCTCTTATGTCTTTTTCTAACCAATTTCTCTTAATCTCACTGGAAAACGTCATAGGAAAAACTACAATTTTCAGTATATGAACTTACTATTGAAACCATGTATACTTTAATGGTAGCCATGCAGGCACGTGCACACATAGACATCAAAGTGGGCTTGATCCCCTGCTCTTTGTCTTCCTCTAGAGAAAGTGCCCTTTTccccccttttttaaaataaataaatgaatatatactgtatctactgctgtttgcgcacagtttccctttccaaacatatattgattgaatacaaaataaaaagatcAGGTCGGTAGATTAGACTGTGAAGTTCCGATGCTCTCGCTACCCTCCCTCCCCGTCTCCTGCACAGCGGTGCAGACAGCCATCGGCAGtcacttcagacagacaggtagcagcacctcccactttaaAGTCCCATGTTATGCTTTTCTCGGCTTATTTTGAAGGTGAGTGGTGACTGGTGATGAACACACTACTAAACTGCCAGTGCCTCGAGTTTACAGCTAATTAgttaaaagacaaaaacaaatatagttAACTAGATAGGCTACTAGCTAATGGATAAGTTAGCTCAAGGTTTAGCTAAGGCAATTTATCATGGGCTGGGCAATGGCATACAGGCTAATGTACTGTACTTAAGGGGAGACACTAAAGGAGAATACAGTCAAATGTGTATCTAATAACGGCATCACAATCGCCACATTGATATGCAAATTGGGCCTTAACTAGGCTTAATTAAAATGCGCTAATTTGCATGCAGTTACCAAGGCATTGCAGGTGAAAAggataaaacataaaacaaacaaaaaaacgtaTCATCTCACAACTTCCCCAGATGTTACTTACGTCAAGTCAGTATTTTCCCCTTAAATGTGATGTTTAAATGCAGATTAGCTTTAAATCTATAGATGAATTCAGACAGGGTAGTAAAACGAACACCATTATGTGTTTTTTGGAAGTTTTATTTCCATTagagtgaaagaaaacatggaagCAAAATAGACCAAAATAACAAGTACATGAAAAAACGATCTTTTCGCCTGTAATGTCCTAACTTCATAATTTTGATTGTTGGCTGCTCGTTTAATAACTTCATTTTACTAGTTTGTTGTCTGCTCTTGTGAATTGTGAAATGGGGGTACgcagacccctaggggtacgttggagtactgcagggggtacgtgagatttattttatgttaatgaaaaaaacaacataagtaatgcatttaaacaaactacaaatagtagattaactactttattcaaaggtttacagtaattctggataatacaatgtgaaaaataaacggggtgctctcttttcctctccctctcctgacagcccgtcagtctcgtgcagctcgctgaacctgtaataagtgacccaaCAGTAAAGAAAGAATAcacatatgtataactagtatagctagttccagagtagataaactagcta belongs to Pseudochaenichthys georgianus chromosome 14, fPseGeo1.2, whole genome shotgun sequence and includes:
- the nccrp1 gene encoding F-box only protein 50, giving the protein MSEWKQRCESEWSLQGAPMPGSLDWKSVFDARPLGRNLLKNPSPHGLSKDTPPPEPDLPEFPTHGPPRFQPDGDFSDWTTSLEVLPYDMSGIPEGAVVCELPQCSWFTMEQVVDLKAEGLWDELLDEFQPEILIQDWYEESQLHASIYQLQVKLLGADKSTVISEHSVNPSEDLSNYSHNWKEVSHVFSGYGPGVRYVHFQHRLKSQFMMEFYTTLFTGSSVMVRPTKTSS